The nucleotide sequence TCCATTATTTTACCGGGCCGAAAATTTACGTCTGGAAAAAGGAGAAAATAAAACCGGCGTCAAGCGTTGAAGAGCTTTTGGCCGCGAAAAGCAAAGCGCTGCCCGCCCAGCCTTACATTCCCAAACTGACCAAAAGTAAACTTAAGGAGCTGTCCTGGAGTCTGGATATTAAACACAACATTAAGTAAGCGCAGCAAATTTATAGTGTATAATTAACCAATGGCTACGCCGACAAAATCAACCCAGGAATTCGTGCCTGTCAAAGAAATCCGCGACGGAGTCGTCGTTTTAAAAGACGGCTCAATGCGGATGGTTCTGATGGCCTCTACTCTCAACTTCGCGCTCAAATCGGAGGAAGAACAAAACGCCATAACCCTGCAGTACCAGAACTTTCTCAACTCCCTTGATTTTACCGTCCAGTTTTTCATCCAGTCGCGGAAGCTGAACATAGACCCGTACCTCACAATGCTCGGCGAGGCGCAAAAAAATCAGGACAACGACCTGATGGAAATACAGATAAGGGAATATGTGGAGTTCATAAAAAACTTCGTCAAATTAAGTAACGTCGTTTCCAAAAATTTTTACATCGCGGTGCCATATACCACGGCGGTTATGGAAGCGCAGAAAGGCGTCTTGGGAAACATCGTAGGCAACTTTTCCAAAAAAACGGCCAAAGAGGCCAGCGATAGATTTGAGGAAAACAAACTTCAGCTCCAACAGAGGGCGGACATAGTGGCCCAAGGTCTGGCGAGGGTGGGGGTGAGGGTGGTGCCGCTTAACACCGAGGAGTTGATAGAGCTGTTTTATGAATTGTTCAATCCGGGGGAAAGCGAAAAGGCGAGAATGCAATAGAATAGCCATTAGCAATCAGCCACTAGCCACTAGTGAAAAATGAAATCAAGGAACTGTGTTATAATTTAATGGCTAATGGCTAATGGCTAATGGCTAATGGCTAATGGCTAATGGCTAATCAACAAAAAAAACAGCGGCGCGAAGGAGTCAGAAATCCTGCCCGTTATTCCCAAAGAAATTTACGAGTCGGGCGTTTTGCGGTTGCAGGACATTATCGCCCCCTCCGCGCTGGAGATAACTTCCAACCATATAAAAAT is from Candidatus Paceibacter sp. and encodes:
- a CDS encoding TraC family protein: MATPTKSTQEFVPVKEIRDGVVVLKDGSMRMVLMASTLNFALKSEEEQNAITLQYQNFLNSLDFTVQFFIQSRKLNIDPYLTMLGEAQKNQDNDLMEIQIREYVEFIKNFVKLSNVVSKNFYIAVPYTTAVMEAQKGVLGNIVGNFSKKTAKEASDRFEENKLQLQQRADIVAQGLARVGVRVVPLNTEELIELFYELFNPGESEKARMQ